Genomic DNA from Coffea arabica cultivar ET-39 chromosome 7e, Coffea Arabica ET-39 HiFi, whole genome shotgun sequence:
CATCAGTTTCTCCGTGCATCTAACGTGCTAGGTCTGGTTGGGGCGCTGGGCCGGGCCGAAGTGGGATTAGTCGGCCGCCTTTAAGgacttgacccggacacccactccgtcagagaaaaaaaaaaatgtacgcGTCTCCGGTCTCCCTTGAATGTGTGCCATGTCAACGTCCAACCAACAACATTTTGCTATAGATGTTCAATATTGTATCCTAGTGATATGTTGACCTAATCAATATCCAAATAATTTCTCCATAATAGCCATCAAAGAACAATCACTAATCTGAGTTGATGGCTTCTTTAACTGCAGTTTTCTGGATATTTTTCCTTGTTACTGTAACATCTGAAACTGCTGTAGCTCAGCCTGATGACTTGAATATGATACCGTTGGGTTCTTCACTTTTTCCTGTTACTCAGCCCACAGCTTGGTACTCTCGTTCTAAAAGATTTGCGTTCGGATTCTTCCAAACTGGAGAAGGTTACAAAGTCGAAATTCGGATTGTTGGCAGTGGAAATGGTATCACAGTTTGGACTTTCAACCGAGATGAACCGGCAGTATCTTCAAATGCAACACTTGATTTTGTCAACGGCAAGCTTCAGCTGAAACATGGTAATCAATATCAAACTATTGCTGATCATCCTTCAAAATCTGCCCTGTCTGCTTGCTTGCTTGACTCCGGAAACTTTGTGCTGTACGATGAAAATCATGCCTTACTATGGCAGAGTTTTGAGTTTCCTACCGACACAATTTTAGGTGGCCAGATACTTTACAGTGGGAGAGAACTCATCTCTAGCCTTTCTCAAGATGACAAATCGTCTGGCCTATTCCATCTGAAAATGGAGTATTCTGGAAATCTTGTTGCTTATCGTGTAGATGTCACTTCAGAGACCTATTGGGGCATGTTTAATGTGAGCTACAGCAATAATAGTCAGCTGATTCTTGATAATTCTACCGGAACATTGTCTCTGATTGAACCCTCTGATTCTTCTCTCGTGCATGTATTGGCTTCAGCAATTTCACAGATCAGGGGAAATATTTACCGGGCAACACTTGGTTATGATGGAAACTTTAGATTGTATACTCACAGCTTTGATGCAGTGACATTACAATTTAAGATGAGGACAGAATGGGAAGCTATTGATGATCTCTGCGACATAAAGGGCATCTGTGGCTTTAACAGCTATTGCACTAGTAAAGATATGGAGTGGAATTGCAGTTGTATACCAGGGTTCAACTTCATCAGGGACCTCAGCAGCCTGGCCATTAATATCTACGGCTGTGAGAAGAATTTCACCGGTGGAATGTGCATTAACGGCAAGGAAGATGCAGCACGTAACAGCATGACTCCTGTGAGTATATTAGGGGAAGATCGACCTTATTTTCAAGAGTATCAGGGCAACCAAGATGATTGCATGAAGTCGTGTTCAGAGGACTGTGATTGTGATGCAGCTACATATTCCGACTTGCATTGTTCTAGATACAGGCTTCCTCTCATGTATCTCAGAAATGCTACTTTTACATCATCTATTGCTTTTATCAAATCACCAAATCCTCAAAATGATCATCTAAAGAAGGAGGTGTCTTGGTTAACATTTTTTGCAATGAGTCTAAGCTTTGTTACATATTCATCCGTTGTACTCGCATGTTTTGGTATCTTCATGTTTAAGTTCCATGTTCTAAAGTACAAGAAGCTGCTGCTTCAGACCAGAACAACTGGCTTAATCAAAGAATTCACGCTTCAAACGTACACCTATAATGAGCTAAAGAAGGCGACAAAGGGATTCAGGCAAGAATTAGGCAAAGGAGCATTTGGTGCAGTTCACAGGGGGAGTTTTGATAAAGGCAAAAGTTTTGTTGCAGTGAAAAGATTAGAGAAGGTAGTGGAAGAAGGTGAAAGAGAGTTCCGAGCTGAAATGAGGGCAATAGGCAGGACTCGTCACAGAAATTTGGTTCAATTGCTCGGATACTGTATTGAAGGACCGAAAAGACTCTTAGTTTATGAGCTTATGGTCAATGGTTCCCTTGCAGATCTACTCTTTAAAGGAAGATTGCATCCTAACTGGAATGATAGAGTTCAGATTGCCTTAGATATTGCTAGAGGTATTCTATACCTCCATGAAGGATGTGAGGCTCCAATAATTCATTGTGACATAAAGCCTCAGAACATCTTACTTGACCAATTCTGGACTGCGAAAATCTCAGATTTTGGCTTGGCCAAATTATTGATGCCAGATCAAACAAGAACCGACACTGGTGCCAGGGGAACAAGAGGGTACATGGCACCAGAATGGAATAAAAACATCCCCATATCTGTGAAGGTTGATGTTTACAGTTTTGGGATAGTTTTGCTGGAAATCATCTGCTGCAGAAAAAACCTTCAAGTCAATTTGGCGATACCAGAAGCAACTCTGCTTTCAGGATGGGCTTATCAGTGCTTTGCAGCCAAGGAGTTGGACAAACTTGTGAGTTGGGAAGAGGTGGACAAGACGGCCTTCGAGAGAGTGCTTAAAGTGGCATTGTGGTGCATCCAGGATGAGCCGGCTCTTCGCTTCCCAATGAAGATTGTGCTGCGGATGCTGGAAGGGCTCGTGGATGTTCCCATTCCACCATGTCCATCCGATGAGTAAACTCCTCCAAACATAAAATATTTCTGCTTAACGTAAAGATTGGAGGTTATTGCTCAGCTGTTCTTGTAAAATTGTCCCGCTTTGCTATAGTAGTTACTTCTTTAAAGTGTGAAGCAAACTGAttattttctgtttcttttttcgcaaaagaataaagagttttatTTAGAGTTCTTCATTTTGTGTTATATTTTAtgtctttttttcctttcaaggAGTGGTCTGAAATCTTGCGAGTTTGAACTTAATTTGTCATGTGCGGAGTATAGTAATAAATTTTGAGTCTTAAAGGATCTGCCGTACGCTTAAATCTTTCACACAAAAAATATTGCAACAGAAAACATGCTAATATATAGTAATCTTAGAGTTCTTCATTTTGTGTTTTATGTTATatcctatttttctttcaaggaGTGGTCCGAGATCCCGCGAGGAAGAGTTGATAATGTCATGTTTTTGATATGAACTTTAGAGAGTTTTAACTTTTTATTATAGAGAGTGTACTTTTAAATCTtatttttaagggcaaaatacaCTTAACTCTCTTATGGTTTAGCGCATTTTCACATAATTTCTATGGttttaaaagttatacataactcCCTTATGACTTGGATTAGAGTATCAAAATGACGAAATTTGCATTTCATAACGGAGtcaactaaaatatcaaaagtacCCCTGTATAAAgtcaaaaattatttattagggcaaatttcactttacccccctgtggtttagattttttttacataaccccgcTATAGTTTCTGATAGGGTATTAATTGtcagtaattttattgttaatttctcCCTTTGTCTTTACCAAATactgttttaattattaatatctacttatatttggtatttggacccaatttcagGGAGTGGAACTGAAACGTGCTAAAAAGGAGAAACCATCTTGAGAAAAAGACTCCAAGCGTGGGAGATTTTCTAGGAGCCTGGCCCACGTTGTACTGGAACCGGATTGCGCTTCCTTTTTGCTGATTAGGAGTGTTTTGGAGTATTGAAGTTTTTGACTATCaagcaatgttttaaaaatcggaccgttaattgaaccggtgaagtgaaagggtcgagattcaaccggtcggaccggttcaaccccgattcaataaattttttaaaaaataatttatataaatatatatatgcacaaaataagacatgtaatggataatttaatactttatatgatgaaaagtttactattttcgAATAAcctggatttttaaaaataaattttttaaattataagttaaaacaaataaatttcatctcaatttcaattatatctatcaaaaaaatcttaaatccaatccaaaaatatcacaatatttgaaattatacaaaattcacgtctataagaatttagacattgtgaacttaaattttaatttacattttgaaatttaaatttacaatttaaaaaaggaagtttggagttcgaagaaaatcaagagaattgaaaatagaaatgcaaatttgataagaaacaaaaaatgagataaaagtgagtggttgtgatattaaataaattgggttaaagaaaaataattcttttttaactttttaaaatttaatggacaaaaacaaaattaaaatatggaagaaaacatcaataaattaaaaataaagagatttgattaaaaaatgagtggcaaaagaaaagatgatagagagagagagaaagagttgaagattaaaaagaaagagccatgaAAGGATGatattttgtaagaaaaatggaacaaaagaaatatgaatatttgttttatataaataagttatcaaaaaaaactaataagatatgatggtgcaatggttactacattgatcttctattacaaagatcttgagttcgaatcttaataactacattttgcaaaactgaaaaaaaaaaaaaaagtggaaaactaaAAAACCGGAAATAACCGGTTCAAATCCGGTTCGGCGGTTTTCACGGTCCGACCGGTTTTTGACCGGTTTCTTGACAAAGTCAAACCTAGCATTGAACCGGACCGgagccatggccggttcgcggtcgaaccggccggtccggtccgattttcaaaacactgcTATCAAGAGGAAACTAAAAAGGAGGACTTCGGAGAACTACAGGGGATGGACTCTTTTCTCAATTGCGTGAGGACCACTGGATAGCATTAGTTACTTCTTTTGgctttaaaaggaaaaaaaacgtACAGAGGCTCGGATCATGAGTTCTTAGAATAGTTTTAGGATAGTTTTAGttatccctttttcttttccctttgttAGGCGGACGTCAActgttcgacaatattccccaacagGAAGAATATCTTTTAATCCTTATTTGCTAGTAAAAAATGCAATGCCTttgcaatcaattaatttgcgTGGAGATTTatttatgcggcgtggctaagcctttcatctagtcaaggatcaactcGACGGCGTAGtcccgaaaatctgtgagatttaattagttttcacgcgtttctcaatttattaatatttgcacgttgtctgcttgaattttcatgggattatttaattaattagatgtcaagggcccgatgttcaatgtgatttattaatctcttgccaaattagtcaattaaatccgtaattgtttgattgaataATATTAATGGCAACTGGCGTGTTTACACACtaggggaacgtgcaatctagtttaaataaccctcgtaacGTGTTATTGGTTGGGGTTAGGTTTTTCTATTCCTTAATGCAATTGGGAATTAactcctacggtcgtacctaggagtatttcctggttaggggtaatcaatggtcgtactttggttatcaataaattaaggaaaaattggtcgttAGAGTTCGtcggcgactataactaacctattaataaattaagtgaacttcccttgcatcaatgatcaggtgaatggactgtgtctgagTAGTTGTATCATTGATTAGAATTTATCTATTTCTGATTTAATTCCTGCTATATTTGtgctaattaattatttatttttagttgaatttcttaattatttttagtttcactTCAATAAAATCCCCCTTTACCAATTAAAATttcaaagagacaaatatctccagtccctgaggagacgatcctacttgccactgtctactatttagtaatttttgtcaactaattaactctggtatatcggattaagtaAATTCTTTGGGAacatggtgaatcaagtaacccattgcacacctagagtccctgctccaatatctaggattaattattgactacttttagtggtagttaggttcattttttattattgcacaagctcgacaacctgtcaatttttggcgccgttgtcgGGGACTagtgccagattaatttgtttctttttgagttcatcttgttttcatttttttaatttatttttctcttattttttttatatagtttatggctactaacatttcgtattttgatgatagactggattttattcctgaatggggttatgagactcgtgtttttcctaatgatcaattggctgttgcaaattgtgaaaCTTATTTTGTTTCAGGTTATTCAACCGACATATGCCCTGCATTTCAAGATAACctaagtgctccaattgatacttttggagatttttcaccttaatatcaaacgtggtatgacccttattcaaacgggtatgatcaaggatgatgggatgattccaattttaattatgcgacCAGGCTAATGGGTtctcaacagcaagagtctcaacaaccatcatccatgtcaggtatgtcttttCAGGAAATGATTGAATTATTCGTTACTAATACATATCGATTTCATCAAGAGACACAAGCGAGCATTAGTAACCTGGCGGATCAAGTGCATCTATTGACATCCAAGATAATGCAATTAGCTTCTCAcatgtatgaagaattgccctcacagacCAACATCAACCGTgaagaagatgagagtgcaattatccggccaaatgacatggaactgcaagagtttcaagaaaacggatctaaagatgcagttgaaaaggaagttgaagtgcaagaaatgagaccCCAATATCAATTCGTCCAAGTGAATGAATTCAGTGTACAATCTCCAAATGTAGTGACATCTCCTCCAGTCTTTAATCAATATTCTTCTGATTCTTGTTCTTTAATTCCTAttaatgaaattgattttattataccagaaaattttaaatttcatgacaggaataaattaagagtaGCGATGACAAGATATCTTGGACCAATAAATGCACGTGAGGGAGGAGTGAATGGAGAATGCAAATTATCGTTGACTTGTTTGGCGTcatttactagtccatggaagcccgtagCTCGTGTGTCCAatgattactctatttacgaggactatcaggactatatagaggatgaacCATTGAACCGagtcacaagattttatcctccctgAATAAAATGACAATGTCTAACCcaagacgttaaagaaaggcgctttttGGAAGGCAACCCAAATATTGGTTTTATTGTTTTAGTTGCTCAATTCTTTAATTATGTCGTTTCTCATTTGGGTAGTAGTCAGTCTTAATATTTTTCTTCACTGTGATCAGGACAGGAATCTTAgcgtgcccacgcggtgtttgtGTCTCCTGAGATCAGCGGATGTTTATCAATCTTGGCGCGCTCGCGCGGTGTTTGACGAcccaaaaactaaaaactaaaaaaaaaaaatttcaaaaattcaaaataaaaatattttccgtTTTACACCTTTAGTTTTAGTTCTCACAATTcgaattttgaaatttgagtttgcaatcaaaaaaaaaaaaaacccccaaaactattttcttttttttttctccttcttctttctttcttttctttctcttttcctctcttcttcccCGCTCGCCCTCACCCAAGCACCAGAGCCGCCGCTGCCTTGGCTCTCCCCACGAGGTGCGCAGCTCATGACCACCGCAGCCTCTCCTTCTCCCCTCACTCTCCCTCTCGAGCTCACACTCTACCGCGCCTTGCCGTCCATCAGTTTGTCACCCACCACTATTTTGCTGACTTCAGGGAAGTTTCGTTGCCCTTCTTCTTACTATTACTGTTTatttatcacattgagggcaatgtgtcatTTAGGTGTGAGGGGGGGATTAGTTGTGGTGCTAGTTTTTccagtttttagtttctagaggtttttcctttatttttagtttgtttttgtccatctttcgtttattttcttttctttttttctagtgGTCAGTTCTTATATGAATACCAAGTTTTGATCTGGGATTGTTGTCTCATTCTACTATTGCCAAGTTTTATtaataaaagggtatcaagTTAATGTGATTGAATTCagaaacatctctttggtgaatatcagtaattgcttaacttttttaatttttggttaatttttctaagcatagggaatgattgttggcatttttcatgtgaattggtccaattattaattttagttctccatggttggaaatttgaggctggctgctgttatttttgtgttatttttttaGTTATTGTGCTATATGATTGTAAATAAGAGGTGACTGTACTCCACTAgttgttactactgagtaatcGGAGAttttcacctaaagtgtcgattctcgcctCAAAAGGTAGTAGTTATTATGAGTGTGTGGTCCCGTAGCGattggagctgagtaaccgggttCCTTCATTtgacaaatgttggagttcgagTCAAAAGGTTTCAATGGCTAGAGATTAAATCTTTAGTTactattgaaaagaaaaaaattaaaaaaaaaagaaaaaaatagaaaatgtgataaaagtcagcttgccgttTTATGGGTTTAATattgaaattttggttaatagttggaccatttgctgatagatgtgagcaaccattcctttttcttagattagtttgtTTTAAATTGGAGAAGTTGGTGGTTGAAAAGCTAACCGGGTGATTTTCTTTGATCTTGACTTgtgatgcttgatatatgtttttctgGATATCTTGGCGGACGGTAGTTggagcaatagccattgtcaaattttggtgttcaattactgttcccatgcttgagggcaagcatgattcaggtgtggggggatttgataggGTATTAATTGtcagtaattttattgttaattttccccTTTGTCTTTGTCAAATACTGTTTTAATTGTTAATAtctatttatatttggtatttggacccaatttcagGGAGTGGAACTGAAACGTgctaaaaaggaaaaaccatCTTGAGAAAAAGACTCCAAGCGTGGGAGATTTTCCACGAGCCTGGCCTACGTTGTACTGGAACCGGATTGCGCTTCCTTTTTGCTAATTAGGAGTGTTTTGGAGTATTGAAGTTTTTGACTATCAAAAGGAAACTAAAAAGGAGGACTTCGGAGAACTACAGGGGATGGACTCTTTTCTCAATTGCATGGGGACCACTGGATAGCATTAGTT
This window encodes:
- the LOC113701283 gene encoding G-type lectin S-receptor-like serine/threonine-protein kinase LECRK1, with protein sequence MASLTAVFWIFFLVTVTSETAVAQPDDLNMIPLGSSLFPVTQPTAWYSRSKRFAFGFFQTGEGYKVEIRIVGSGNGITVWTFNRDEPAVSSNATLDFVNGKLQLKHGNQYQTIADHPSKSALSACLLDSGNFVLYDENHALLWQSFEFPTDTILGGQILYSGRELISSLSQDDKSSGLFHLKMEYSGNLVAYRVDVTSETYWGMFNVSYSNNSQLILDNSTGTLSLIEPSDSSLVHVLASAISQIRGNIYRATLGYDGNFRLYTHSFDAVTLQFKMRTEWEAIDDLCDIKGICGFNSYCTSKDMEWNCSCIPGFNFIRDLSSLAINIYGCEKNFTGGMCINGKEDAARNSMTPVSILGEDRPYFQEYQGNQDDCMKSCSEDCDCDAATYSDLHCSRYRLPLMYLRNATFTSSIAFIKSPNPQNDHLKKEVSWLTFFAMSLSFVTYSSVVLACFGIFMFKFHVLKYKKLLLQTRTTGLIKEFTLQTYTYNELKKATKGFRQELGKGAFGAVHRGSFDKGKSFVAVKRLEKVVEEGEREFRAEMRAIGRTRHRNLVQLLGYCIEGPKRLLVYELMVNGSLADLLFKGRLHPNWNDRVQIALDIARGILYLHEGCEAPIIHCDIKPQNILLDQFWTAKISDFGLAKLLMPDQTRTDTGARGTRGYMAPEWNKNIPISVKVDVYSFGIVLLEIICCRKNLQVNLAIPEATLLSGWAYQCFAAKELDKLVSWEEVDKTAFERVLKVALWCIQDEPALRFPMKIVLRMLEGLVDVPIPPCPSDE